One Pseudomonas sp. FP1742 genomic window carries:
- a CDS encoding amino acid synthesis family protein, with protein MKTANFASYHIRKWYSFVEETLANESGQLADGEPLFKYAVAAVIANPYAGRYSESLTELVEPSPLLGEEFGRRIQALAGSRDIVSYGKACMVGSQGEYEHGNAFLTNPAADPVRLALGGGKSWVPSTGKRGGPGSTIDVPLAHKDALYVRSHYDSMSLMFGDGPAPDEVIVIWAFATRGRLHARLGGLQAADVKGIDGLH; from the coding sequence ATGAAAACCGCGAATTTTGCTTCGTATCACATCCGCAAGTGGTACAGCTTTGTCGAAGAAACCCTGGCCAACGAAAGTGGCCAGTTGGCCGATGGCGAGCCGCTGTTCAAATATGCCGTTGCCGCCGTGATCGCCAACCCCTATGCCGGTCGCTACAGCGAGTCGCTGACAGAGCTGGTAGAACCGTCGCCGCTGTTGGGCGAAGAGTTCGGTCGTCGCATTCAGGCGCTGGCCGGCTCGCGGGATATTGTCAGCTACGGTAAAGCTTGCATGGTGGGCAGCCAGGGCGAATACGAACACGGCAATGCGTTCCTGACCAACCCGGCTGCCGATCCGGTGCGCCTGGCGCTGGGCGGGGGCAAATCCTGGGTGCCGTCCACCGGCAAGCGGGGCGGCCCGGGTTCAACCATTGATGTGCCGTTGGCCCACAAGGATGCACTGTATGTACGCTCCCATTACGACAGCATGTCCCTGATGTTTGGCGACGGCCCCGCGCCGGATGAGGTGATCGTGATCTGGGCCTTCGCCACGCGCGGGCGCTTGCATGCGCGGCTGGGCGGTCTGCAGGCGGCAGACGTCAAAGGTATTGATGGGCTGCACTGA
- a CDS encoding aldehyde dehydrogenase family protein yields MKQFEVLPAVQHFLSQPGRLFIGGSWQDAAAGRRFAVENPATEETLTEVAQGDARDVDAAVAAARAAFSGAWALQSPAQRGLLLFRLADLLDQHREELAQLITLENGKPISAARGEAANAATIIRYFAGWPTKIEGSTLPVSPASGAPMLNYTLREPVGVCALIVPWNFPLNMCVWKLGPALATGCVAVLKPAEQTPLVAIRLVQLIEAAGFPPGVVNLITGLGAETGAPLAQHPDVDKIAFTGSTQVGRLIAQAATSNMKKVSLELGGKSPNIILPDADIVRAAKGAADGIFYNQGQVCTAASRLYVHASVLDQVLEELERHATAHVLGNGLDPATSMGPLVSGRQLSTVKGYLQRGQEEGAELICGGGRPAHLERGHFIAPSVFLDRAERACVAREEIFGPVLTVMSWTEIDDLVLRANDSPYGLAAGLWTRDLRSAHRVAAQLKAGSVWINCWNVVDAASPFGGYKQSGWGREMGKNVIDAYTETKSVFVDLA; encoded by the coding sequence ATGAAACAGTTCGAAGTGCTACCTGCTGTGCAACATTTTCTGTCCCAGCCTGGCCGCCTGTTTATCGGTGGCAGTTGGCAGGACGCCGCCGCTGGCCGACGGTTTGCCGTGGAAAACCCGGCGACTGAAGAAACCCTGACGGAAGTGGCCCAAGGCGACGCGCGCGATGTGGATGCGGCCGTAGCGGCAGCCCGCGCAGCGTTCAGCGGCGCCTGGGCGCTGCAGTCTCCCGCCCAGCGCGGTCTGCTGCTGTTTCGACTGGCGGACCTGCTGGATCAGCACCGCGAGGAGCTGGCGCAGTTGATCACGCTGGAGAACGGCAAACCCATCTCGGCCGCTCGAGGGGAAGCGGCCAACGCGGCGACCATTATTCGCTACTTCGCTGGCTGGCCGACCAAGATCGAAGGCAGCACGCTGCCTGTATCGCCGGCCAGCGGTGCGCCGATGCTCAACTACACCTTGCGTGAACCGGTGGGTGTGTGTGCGCTGATCGTGCCGTGGAACTTCCCGTTGAACATGTGCGTGTGGAAGCTTGGCCCAGCGTTGGCGACAGGCTGTGTCGCGGTGCTCAAGCCCGCCGAGCAAACGCCGCTGGTCGCGATTCGGCTGGTGCAGTTGATCGAGGCCGCCGGTTTTCCACCGGGGGTGGTCAACCTGATCACCGGCCTTGGCGCTGAAACGGGCGCGCCGTTGGCGCAACATCCCGACGTGGACAAGATCGCCTTCACCGGCTCGACCCAGGTCGGCCGGCTGATTGCTCAGGCGGCCACCAGCAACATGAAAAAGGTCTCGCTGGAACTGGGCGGCAAGTCGCCGAACATCATCTTGCCGGACGCCGATATCGTGCGCGCCGCCAAAGGTGCCGCCGACGGCATCTTCTACAACCAGGGCCAGGTGTGCACGGCTGCCTCACGTTTATACGTACACGCCAGTGTGCTCGATCAGGTGCTCGAAGAACTTGAGCGGCATGCCACCGCCCACGTGCTCGGTAATGGTTTGGACCCGGCCACCAGCATGGGCCCACTCGTGTCGGGCCGCCAATTGAGCACGGTCAAAGGCTACCTGCAACGTGGTCAGGAGGAGGGCGCCGAACTGATCTGCGGTGGCGGCCGTCCCGCCCACCTGGAGCGCGGCCACTTCATTGCGCCCAGCGTGTTCCTTGATCGCGCCGAACGTGCCTGTGTCGCCCGCGAAGAGATTTTCGGTCCGGTGCTGACCGTCATGAGCTGGACCGAAATCGACGACCTGGTACTGCGGGCCAACGATTCGCCTTATGGCCTCGCGGCAGGCCTGTGGACCCGCGACCTGCGCTCGGCGCACCGCGTGGCGGCCCAGCTCAAGGCGGGCTCGGTGTGGATCAACTGCTGGAACGTGGTCGACGCGGCTTCGCCGTTCGGCGGGTACAAGCAATCCGGCTGGGGCCGGGAAATGGGTAAAAACGTGATCGATGCCTACACCGAGACCAAGAGCGTCTTCGTCGATCTGGCCTGA
- a CDS encoding VOC family protein — MKVEILRTHLSLSVSDPDVSARWYADILGMHESARGESWVMMAFGTKHHDIALLRAEPGAHQGGLGLQHYGLEIAGDMTTLRQLYGMLLGKGVEVVKITDHEIGHGVYFNDPDGNRMEFFLETEHDDARGKARFKAAGAPSRHFNLDPLDPL, encoded by the coding sequence ATGAAAGTCGAAATCCTTCGTACTCACTTATCGCTCTCGGTAAGTGATCCTGATGTGTCGGCACGCTGGTACGCCGACATCCTGGGCATGCATGAAAGTGCCCGGGGCGAAAGCTGGGTCATGATGGCGTTTGGCACCAAACATCACGACATCGCCTTGCTTCGTGCAGAGCCCGGCGCCCATCAGGGCGGGTTGGGGTTGCAACACTATGGATTGGAAATCGCCGGGGACATGACCACCTTGCGCCAGCTCTACGGCATGTTGCTGGGCAAGGGCGTCGAGGTGGTGAAGATCACCGATCACGAAATCGGCCATGGTGTGTATTTCAACGACCCTGACGGTAATCGCATGGAATTTTTCCTTGAGACCGAACACGACGATGCGCGCGGCAAGGCCCGGTTCAAGGCCGCTGGCGCGCCAAGCCGACATTTCAATCTAGACCCACTAGACCCACTTTGA
- a CDS encoding SDR family NAD(P)-dependent oxidoreductase, which translates to MDLELKGRVAIVTGGGMGIGKEVARFLSEEGCKVVICARRMEFLQQAAEEITAQTGNEVLPLYCDTNQMSAVSDMVEAAHKHFGRIDILVNGAAAPSGVVRNDIEHAGDDELLSDLNTKVIGYFRCAKAVTPHMKAGGFGRIINIGGLTGRSSKVLSGMRNLAVAHMTKTLSDQLGPSGITVNLIHPGVVDTPHIQELYEREAVKQGKTSEQVEQAYIDATPIRRTLAPIEMGWLIGFLASPKAGAVTGESIGIDGGLTRGIYI; encoded by the coding sequence ATGGATCTGGAATTGAAAGGCCGCGTGGCCATCGTCACCGGCGGCGGTATGGGTATCGGCAAGGAAGTCGCACGTTTTCTGTCCGAAGAGGGCTGCAAGGTAGTGATCTGCGCACGCCGCATGGAGTTTCTCCAACAGGCTGCCGAAGAGATCACGGCTCAGACCGGCAACGAAGTACTGCCGCTGTACTGTGACACCAATCAGATGTCGGCCGTGTCTGACATGGTCGAAGCCGCGCACAAACACTTCGGCCGCATCGACATCCTGGTCAACGGTGCCGCAGCGCCGTCCGGAGTGGTGCGCAATGACATCGAACATGCCGGCGACGACGAGTTGCTGTCGGATCTCAACACCAAGGTGATCGGCTACTTCCGTTGCGCCAAGGCCGTGACCCCGCACATGAAGGCCGGAGGCTTCGGTCGCATCATCAACATCGGCGGCCTCACCGGACGCAGCAGCAAAGTCCTCTCGGGGATGCGCAACCTGGCGGTCGCCCACATGACCAAAACCCTCTCCGACCAGTTGGGCCCTTCGGGCATCACGGTCAACCTGATTCACCCCGGCGTGGTCGACACCCCGCACATCCAGGAGCTGTACGAGCGCGAAGCGGTCAAGCAAGGCAAGACCTCGGAACAGGTTGAGCAGGCCTACATCGACGCGACGCCGATTCGCCGCACCCTGGCACCGATTGAAATGGGCTGGCTGATTGGTTTCCTGGCGTCGCCAAAGGCTGGCGCGGTGACTGGAGAATCCATCGGCATCGACGGCGGTTTGACCCGCGGTATCTACATCTGA
- a CDS encoding helix-turn-helix domain-containing protein has protein sequence MLAEVRTFNDPQQHAGSIQGWQQVYDQLGRGCLTSELRQLSSDRFQIFQEVLDKRVVQRGYAPKGRLCAAMSLGCAPVVQGQQVGTHSVVLLRDGEEFVLHAPEGMHFFALNIDAVRFAKLAAFELSDDQLKRLKTTSQLSVDDALLLRIRQRIHPLFHHLLEQTDAINSTAEKMLEEELLGAFLDLFSHATDEVRCRRGNFAVSAYLVKRCQELIDASGDTPLSILDLCEHLRVSRRTLQNSFQAVTGMRPVEYLRNLRLNAVRRRLITTSACTHNISEIAMAMGFFHLSHFAAHYRQLFGESPSETLRAMR, from the coding sequence ATGCTTGCTGAAGTTCGAACCTTCAATGACCCTCAACAACACGCTGGCTCCATCCAGGGCTGGCAGCAAGTGTATGACCAACTCGGCCGTGGCTGCCTGACCAGTGAGCTGCGGCAGTTGTCCTCTGACCGCTTTCAAATCTTCCAGGAAGTGCTGGACAAACGCGTGGTACAGCGCGGCTATGCGCCTAAAGGTCGGCTGTGCGCGGCCATGTCGTTAGGCTGCGCGCCGGTGGTGCAGGGGCAACAGGTGGGCACTCACAGCGTGGTACTGTTGCGTGACGGCGAGGAGTTTGTGTTGCACGCCCCTGAAGGCATGCACTTCTTCGCGCTCAATATCGACGCGGTACGCTTCGCCAAACTGGCGGCCTTCGAATTGTCTGACGATCAGCTCAAGCGCCTGAAGACCACGTCCCAACTCAGCGTGGATGACGCGTTACTGTTGCGAATACGTCAGCGTATCCACCCGCTGTTTCATCACCTTTTGGAACAGACGGACGCTATCAACTCAACCGCCGAGAAAATGCTGGAGGAAGAACTGCTCGGCGCGTTCCTCGATTTGTTCAGCCATGCCACCGATGAGGTACGTTGTCGTCGCGGTAACTTCGCCGTGAGTGCTTACCTGGTCAAGCGTTGCCAAGAGCTGATCGATGCCAGTGGTGATACACCACTGAGCATTCTCGACCTGTGCGAACACCTGCGGGTGAGTCGCCGGACCCTGCAGAACAGTTTTCAGGCAGTGACCGGAATGCGTCCGGTCGAATACCTGCGCAATCTACGCCTCAACGCGGTGCGTCGGCGCTTGATCACAACCTCTGCCTGCACTCACAACATCAGTGAGATCGCGATGGCGATGGGCTTTTTTCATCTGAGCCACTTTGCCGCGCATTACCGGCAATTGTTTGGCGAGTCACCGTCTGAAACGCTCAGGGCAATGCGCTAA
- a CDS encoding helix-turn-helix domain-containing protein, which yields MIKQCAPPPRHHTANEQPWFVLNSSRYSVMPSEHPAISHFYAFDVAQSANLLAVPDGCVDIVFDCDATRPTARICGTPLAAQAVELHQNHHYFGVRFSPGVIPGFINVLAEELTERELDLLEVSGFAQRIFENIVQAPLLGDQMRLFNDYLAPRLMGRTSALTAMVIQQALRHRGDIRIQQLEELSGYTSRTLHRQFSQDTGMSPKTFCRIIRCQAALDTLNTQHDVSFSELALDLGFSDQSHFLRDFKKLVSTTPCDYQRKMTQNAYTDRINYA from the coding sequence ATGATCAAACAGTGCGCACCGCCTCCCAGGCACCACACTGCGAACGAACAGCCCTGGTTCGTGCTCAACTCTTCACGGTATTCGGTCATGCCCTCCGAACACCCGGCGATCTCGCATTTCTATGCCTTCGATGTGGCTCAGTCAGCCAACCTGCTGGCCGTGCCGGACGGTTGCGTGGATATTGTTTTCGACTGTGATGCAACACGCCCTACCGCCCGGATCTGTGGCACGCCGCTGGCTGCCCAAGCGGTCGAGTTACACCAGAACCATCACTACTTCGGCGTGCGCTTTTCACCGGGCGTCATTCCCGGATTTATCAATGTGCTGGCCGAAGAATTGACCGAACGGGAACTCGACCTGCTGGAGGTCTCGGGGTTCGCCCAGCGCATCTTCGAAAATATCGTTCAAGCACCGCTGCTGGGCGATCAGATGCGACTGTTCAACGACTACCTCGCCCCACGCCTGATGGGTAGAACCTCAGCACTCACGGCCATGGTCATTCAGCAGGCGCTGCGCCACCGCGGTGATATTCGTATTCAGCAACTGGAGGAACTCAGCGGGTACACCAGTCGCACGCTGCACCGACAGTTCAGCCAGGACACCGGCATGTCACCCAAGACCTTTTGCCGAATCATCCGCTGCCAGGCAGCTCTGGACACCCTCAATACCCAACACGATGTATCGTTTTCGGAGCTGGCCCTCGACCTGGGCTTTTCCGATCAATCGCACTTCCTGCGCGACTTCAAGAAACTGGTCAGTACAACGCCTTGCGACTATCAACGCAAAATGACCCAGAACGCCTACACCGACCGGATCAACTACGCCTGA
- a CDS encoding 2-keto-4-pentenoate hydratase has protein sequence MNSGNALLNRLHQATRTVQAIAPLAPEAIDRLAGYALQREALDHQQAAGERLSGWKVAFAGSAAQKRFGLDEPVYGGLMDTMIVEPGTAVAFSRLIQPKLEIELAFVLGRTLAPGDYRDEDILAAIGDVAPAFEIADCRWQGWDFGVGAFLADNAAAGLYCLGPRIPFDPVHHVNVAYRLECDGALCGSGDTRDREDSPLANLCWLIRRLLADGQRVEAGQVVLSGALLPPMNIQPATYCLHMLGMELALIFTADAAPV, from the coding sequence ATGAACAGCGGCAACGCGCTACTTAACCGGCTACATCAGGCAACGCGCACGGTGCAAGCCATTGCGCCACTGGCCCCCGAGGCGATAGATCGGCTTGCGGGTTATGCGCTGCAACGCGAAGCCCTGGATCACCAACAAGCCGCGGGCGAGCGACTGAGCGGGTGGAAGGTCGCCTTCGCCGGCAGCGCCGCGCAAAAACGCTTTGGCCTTGACGAGCCGGTGTATGGCGGCCTGATGGATACCATGATCGTCGAGCCGGGTACGGCGGTGGCGTTCTCTCGGTTGATCCAGCCCAAGCTGGAGATCGAATTGGCGTTTGTACTGGGGCGTACCCTGGCGCCGGGGGACTACCGTGACGAGGATATTCTGGCCGCCATCGGCGACGTAGCGCCCGCGTTCGAGATCGCCGACTGCCGTTGGCAGGGCTGGGATTTCGGAGTGGGCGCCTTTCTTGCCGACAACGCGGCGGCGGGGCTTTATTGTCTCGGACCGCGCATCCCTTTCGATCCGGTACACCACGTCAACGTAGCGTATCGCCTGGAGTGTGACGGCGCGCTTTGCGGTAGTGGTGATACCCGCGATCGGGAGGACAGCCCGCTGGCCAATCTGTGCTGGCTGATTCGGCGTCTGTTGGCCGACGGTCAACGTGTGGAGGCTGGGCAGGTCGTGCTGTCCGGAGCGTTGTTGCCGCCGATGAATATCCAGCCCGCCACGTACTGCCTGCACATGCTTGGCATGGAACTGGCTTTGATTTTCACGGCGGACGCCGCCCCGGTGTGA
- a CDS encoding acetolactate synthase large subunit: MNGAQLIVNAAAASGIEYCFANPGTTEIPLVAAMASAPALKPVLSLFEGVCTGAADGYGRIAGKPAMTLTHLGPGFANGIANLHNARRANTPIVNVIGDHASWHVNYDPPLASDIQALAGTVSGWVRTSRTASGIGEDLQEAVRSAWQAKGQIASLILPMDLQASAVTHNGVFAPMRAPVRRFAGDRVETVAQALRDGQRLVFIVGDEGLSVAGLEAAGRLAQLPGVRLFAETFPRLSYRGGGLPDLDRLPYFPEVAIEILEQYDQVVCAGVPEPISYFGYEGIPSRLAERERLLTLADVGDDVAGALTALADALNAPAYVPTPMGIELPPGHAELTPQSIGQVLAASLPDDSIVSVEGGTCGYPFFTASAGAARHRVLTNTGGAIGQGIPVGFGAALAERGNRVFCLQSDGSAQYTIQTLWSIAREQVPVVILIAANHRYAILQNELRRFGVTEMGPEALRLTVLDSPRIDWKALAKGYGVPACTVHTNAELQQALANANADGGPCLIEMAL; this comes from the coding sequence ATGAATGGTGCGCAACTGATAGTGAATGCGGCAGCGGCAAGCGGTATCGAATACTGCTTCGCCAACCCCGGAACCACCGAAATTCCATTGGTGGCGGCCATGGCCAGCGCACCTGCACTGAAGCCGGTGTTGTCGTTGTTCGAAGGGGTGTGCACGGGGGCGGCGGATGGGTATGGCCGGATTGCCGGCAAGCCGGCGATGACCCTGACGCACCTGGGCCCCGGGTTTGCCAATGGCATCGCCAACCTGCACAACGCGCGTCGTGCCAATACCCCTATCGTCAATGTGATCGGTGATCACGCGTCATGGCATGTCAACTACGATCCGCCGCTGGCCAGTGACATCCAGGCCTTGGCCGGGACTGTCTCCGGTTGGGTGCGCACCTCGCGCACGGCGTCGGGTATCGGCGAAGATTTGCAGGAAGCGGTGCGGTCGGCCTGGCAGGCCAAAGGGCAGATCGCCAGCCTGATTTTGCCGATGGACCTGCAAGCCAGCGCGGTGACGCACAACGGTGTGTTCGCTCCGATGCGGGCGCCGGTTCGCCGGTTTGCCGGTGACCGGGTCGAGACGGTGGCACAGGCCCTGCGTGACGGGCAGCGCCTGGTGTTTATTGTCGGGGATGAGGGGCTGTCGGTCGCGGGCCTGGAAGCAGCGGGGCGCCTGGCCCAACTGCCTGGCGTGCGCCTGTTTGCCGAGACCTTTCCACGGCTCAGCTACCGTGGTGGTGGTTTGCCGGATCTGGATCGCCTGCCGTACTTCCCGGAAGTGGCCATTGAAATCCTCGAGCAGTACGACCAGGTCGTGTGTGCCGGGGTGCCGGAGCCCATCAGTTATTTCGGCTACGAAGGTATCCCGTCGCGCCTCGCCGAGCGTGAGCGTCTGCTGACGCTGGCCGATGTCGGTGACGATGTAGCCGGCGCGCTGACGGCGCTGGCCGATGCCCTCAATGCACCGGCCTACGTGCCGACACCGATGGGCATCGAACTGCCGCCAGGCCATGCCGAGCTCACACCTCAGTCCATCGGCCAGGTTTTAGCCGCATCGCTGCCGGACGACAGCATTGTCTCCGTGGAAGGCGGCACCTGCGGCTATCCGTTTTTCACCGCCTCCGCTGGTGCCGCTCGGCACCGGGTGTTGACCAATACCGGTGGCGCGATCGGCCAGGGCATTCCGGTGGGGTTCGGCGCCGCCTTGGCGGAGCGGGGCAATCGCGTGTTCTGCCTGCAATCCGACGGCAGTGCCCAGTACACCATCCAAACCCTGTGGAGCATCGCCCGTGAGCAGGTGCCGGTGGTGATCCTGATTGCCGCCAACCATCGCTACGCCATTTTGCAGAACGAACTGCGCCGCTTCGGCGTGACCGAAATGGGGCCGGAAGCGCTGCGCCTGACGGTGCTCGATAGCCCGCGGATTGACTGGAAAGCGCTGGCCAAGGGCTACGGCGTGCCGGCCTGCACGGTGCACACCAATGCCGAACTGCAACAGGCGCTGGCCAATGCCAATGCCGACGGTGGTCCTTGCCTGATCGAAATGGCGCTGTGA
- a CDS encoding YCF48-related protein codes for MSNGTLLVATVGQAVIRSADEGRTWHRLGLGQDLEFDAITRSLSVHPGEPEVIYAGTDVGLCVSRDTGGHWQRVDSPFNGQTVWKVAVDPQDAQRIFVGTGAPSRAVLWRTLDGGLSWDRAPVEIPEFCDGVSRPRLLAFAYDPTDRNQLWFGLEEGGLFHSRDGGDSWTRVDDRLLWDYNSDVHNILVLPNHGQKVIVVVCVNAVYRSLDEGLTWTGIIGREAFGLYYMRAMNAPLGTQSDLYLSISDGTPGTTSKILVSRDAALSWEVLPLPQQPNSCVWAIAFNPENPGQIVAGTKYGHLFTSGNGGDGWQKQWREFSEIADVLWTPAVAQIKAGHQSVVKKS; via the coding sequence ATGAGTAACGGAACCCTGTTAGTGGCCACGGTAGGGCAGGCGGTGATCCGCAGCGCCGACGAGGGTCGGACCTGGCATCGCCTGGGCCTGGGCCAGGATCTGGAGTTCGACGCGATCACTCGATCCTTGAGCGTGCACCCCGGCGAGCCTGAGGTGATCTACGCCGGCACGGACGTAGGTTTGTGTGTCAGCCGCGACACCGGCGGCCATTGGCAGCGGGTCGATTCGCCGTTCAACGGGCAGACGGTCTGGAAAGTCGCCGTCGATCCGCAGGACGCGCAACGGATCTTCGTCGGCACCGGTGCACCTTCGCGCGCCGTACTGTGGCGGACCCTGGACGGTGGTCTCAGTTGGGACCGTGCGCCGGTGGAGATTCCGGAGTTCTGCGACGGAGTCAGCCGCCCACGGCTGCTGGCTTTCGCCTATGACCCGACCGACCGCAACCAGCTATGGTTCGGCCTTGAAGAGGGTGGGTTATTCCACTCCCGTGACGGTGGCGACAGCTGGACGCGCGTCGATGATCGGCTGCTGTGGGACTACAACTCGGATGTCCACAACATTCTGGTACTGCCCAATCATGGTCAGAAAGTCATCGTGGTGGTCTGCGTCAACGCCGTCTACCGCAGCCTGGATGAGGGGCTGACCTGGACCGGCATTATCGGTCGAGAAGCGTTCGGCCTGTACTACATGCGCGCCATGAACGCGCCGTTGGGCACGCAAAGCGACCTGTACCTGAGTATTTCCGATGGCACGCCAGGTACCACCAGCAAGATCCTGGTATCCCGTGATGCCGCGCTCAGCTGGGAAGTGCTGCCCCTGCCGCAACAACCCAATTCCTGCGTCTGGGCCATTGCCTTCAATCCGGAGAACCCGGGGCAGATTGTTGCGGGAACCAAGTATGGGCACTTGTTCACCTCCGGGAATGGCGGTGATGGCTGGCAGAAACAGTGGCGCGAATTCAGTGAGATAGCTGACGTGCTCTGGACTCCCGCAGTGGCGCAGATCAAGGCAGGGCATCAATCCGTGGTCAAAAAAAGCTGA
- a CDS encoding bifunctional 3-(3-hydroxy-phenyl)propionate/3-hydroxycinnamic acid hydroxylase has product MKQEKTQVVIVGGGPNGITAAHYMGMYGIDCVVLELADGVLPYPRAVGMDDEALRVLQGIGIADLAVRDMICDVPLRYYNARGVCFAEVKPSTAHYGWPMRNIFMQQLLEGTLRETLGQRASVVLRQGHEMLELEQDGQGVTLQVRDAQGEIYQLRADYVIGADGGRSTVRKKLGIELSGLTHARKWVVVDTANDTLDAPYTALHADPERPFVCIYLPYQQRRWEFMLLEGEDEARMCEESTIRDLIRGHIGNAVDQLNIIRIRAYTHHSRVAVRFVEGRVALVGDAAHISPPWAGQGLNSGLRDVANVAWKLAAIIQGRASHSILASYDQERRGHATELVALADNMGAVLGMTNPLMAGVRDWLFQAVNSVDNLRSHLLEFKFKPKATITKGLVYHERAELREDDLVGQLFVQPYIEDAQGQRRRLDEVLGNSYAVLGYRVNPREQLSEEMAAYWACWDTRFIQVNRSRSGIGRGQPLTASDAISVEDADNRLGEWFSKVRDCIVVVRPDRFVAAITTPERLEGVLRKLAEQLS; this is encoded by the coding sequence ATGAAGCAGGAGAAGACCCAAGTTGTCATTGTCGGCGGCGGCCCTAACGGGATCACGGCCGCGCACTATATGGGGATGTACGGTATCGACTGCGTCGTCCTTGAACTTGCCGATGGTGTACTGCCTTACCCGCGCGCAGTGGGCATGGATGATGAAGCACTGCGTGTGCTGCAGGGGATCGGCATCGCCGATCTCGCCGTGCGCGACATGATCTGCGATGTACCGCTGCGCTATTACAATGCTCGCGGTGTGTGTTTCGCCGAGGTCAAGCCGAGTACCGCCCATTACGGCTGGCCAATGCGTAATATTTTCATGCAGCAGTTGCTGGAAGGCACGTTGCGCGAAACCCTGGGACAGCGTGCCAGCGTTGTGTTGCGCCAAGGCCACGAAATGCTCGAGCTCGAGCAGGACGGGCAGGGCGTGACGTTGCAGGTGCGCGATGCTCAAGGCGAGATTTATCAGCTGCGGGCTGACTATGTCATCGGCGCCGATGGCGGACGCTCCACTGTGCGTAAAAAGCTCGGTATCGAGCTGTCGGGGCTGACACATGCGCGCAAATGGGTGGTGGTCGATACGGCCAATGACACCCTCGATGCACCCTACACTGCACTGCATGCCGACCCGGAACGGCCCTTCGTGTGCATCTATCTCCCATATCAGCAACGCCGCTGGGAGTTCATGCTCCTGGAGGGCGAAGATGAAGCGAGGATGTGTGAGGAAAGCACCATTCGCGACTTGATCCGTGGGCATATCGGCAACGCGGTCGATCAGTTGAACATCATCCGCATCCGCGCCTATACCCACCACTCCCGGGTCGCGGTGCGGTTTGTCGAAGGGCGTGTGGCGCTGGTGGGCGATGCCGCGCATATTTCTCCACCCTGGGCCGGGCAGGGACTCAATTCCGGGTTGAGGGACGTGGCCAACGTCGCCTGGAAACTGGCGGCGATCATCCAGGGCCGTGCCTCGCACTCGATCCTCGCCAGCTACGACCAGGAGCGCCGTGGGCATGCCACCGAGCTAGTGGCCCTGGCCGACAACATGGGCGCGGTACTGGGAATGACCAACCCGCTGATGGCCGGCGTTCGTGATTGGTTGTTCCAGGCGGTGAACAGTGTCGACAACCTGCGCTCGCACCTGCTGGAGTTCAAATTCAAACCCAAGGCCACCATCACCAAGGGCCTGGTCTATCACGAGCGTGCCGAGTTGCGCGAGGACGATCTGGTCGGCCAGCTGTTTGTTCAGCCGTACATCGAAGACGCCCAGGGCCAGCGTCGTCGCCTGGATGAGGTGCTTGGCAATTCCTATGCGGTGCTGGGTTATCGGGTGAATCCGCGCGAGCAACTCAGCGAGGAAATGGCCGCTTATTGGGCGTGCTGGGACACGCGTTTTATTCAGGTCAATCGCTCGCGCAGTGGCATCGGACGTGGCCAGCCGTTGACGGCCTCGGACGCCATCAGTGTGGAGGACGCGGATAATCGCCTGGGTGAATGGTTCTCCAAGGTGCGTGACTGCATCGTAGTGGTGCGTCCGGACCGGTTTGTCGCCGCCATTACCACACCAGAGAGGCTTGAAGGTGTGCTGCGCAAACTGGCGGAGCAACTGTCATGA